One Panicum virgatum strain AP13 chromosome 9K, P.virgatum_v5, whole genome shotgun sequence genomic region harbors:
- the LOC120649549 gene encoding transcription factor bHLH84-like, producing the protein MSNCSEVSRRSGVHGGGKAKARAAKGSATDPQSLYARRRRERINERLKILQKLVPNGTKVDISTMLEEAVHYVRFLQQQIKMLSSDEMWMYAPIAYNGMSLGIDFKISTLQ; encoded by the exons ATGTCCAATTGCTCCGAGGTAAGCCGCCGGTCGGGGGTTCACGGTGGCGGCAAGGCGAAGGCCCGGGCAGCCAAAGGGTCGGCGACCGATCCCCAGAGCCTCTATGCAAGG AGAAGAAGGGAAAGGATCAATGAGAGGCTCAAGATTCTGCAGAAGCTGGTGCCCAATGGAACCAAA GTTGATATCAGCACAATGCTTGAGGAGGCAGTTCACTACGTCAGGTTCCTGCAGCAGCAGATCAAG ATGCTGAGTTCTGATGAGATGTGGATGTACGCCCCGATCGCTTACAATGGGATGAGCTTAGGAATCGACTTTAAGATCTCCACTCTTCAGTGA